One region of Rufibacter sp. LB8 genomic DNA includes:
- a CDS encoding exonuclease domain-containing protein, with protein sequence MKGTFTAIDFETAHGKRWSICQVGLVRYENGVLKRKINKLVCPPENYYHYRNSEIHGLTAGHTFNAPSFAEVWIDLKPYIENQTVVAHNGAFDFSCLKQALEYYQTPQPVYHQQCTYKMYGKGLAELCKEYKIKLNHHDALSDAMACADLYLKYLKEN encoded by the coding sequence ATGAAGGGCACATTTACAGCAATTGATTTTGAAACTGCTCATGGTAAGCGCTGGAGCATCTGTCAGGTTGGTCTTGTTCGATATGAAAACGGAGTTTTAAAAAGGAAAATAAATAAACTGGTTTGCCCTCCCGAGAACTATTATCATTATCGCAACTCAGAAATCCATGGTTTAACAGCAGGTCATACTTTCAATGCACCTTCATTTGCTGAAGTTTGGATTGACCTGAAACCTTATATTGAAAATCAAACAGTGGTAGCCCATAATGGAGCCTTCGATTTCAGCTGCCTGAAACAAGCACTTGAATATTACCAAACTCCCCAGCCCGTTTATCACCAGCAATGCACTTACAAAATGTATGGCAAGGGGCTGGCTGAATTATGTAAAGAGTATAAAATTAAATTAAATCATCATGATGCCCTGAGTGATGCAATGGCATGTGCTGATTTGTACCTAAAATATCTGAAAGAAAATTAA